A stretch of Flavobacterium sp. N1994 DNA encodes these proteins:
- a CDS encoding HU family DNA-binding protein, which produces MNKSELIDAIAADAGVTKAAAKLALESFLGNVSQTLKKGGRVSLVGFGSWSVSKRAARDGRNPQTGKTIKIAAKNVVKFKAGAELDGAVN; this is translated from the coding sequence ACAAATCAGAATTAATCGATGCAATTGCAGCTGACGCTGGAGTAACAAAAGCTGCGGCTAAATTAGCTTTAGAATCATTTTTAGGAAATGTAAGCCAAACTTTGAAAAAAGGTGGAAGAGTTTCTTTAGTAGGATTCGGATCTTGGTCAGTATCTAAAAGAGCTGCAAGAGATGGAAGAAACCCACAAACTGGTAAAACTATCAAAATTGCTGCTAAAAATGTAGTTAAATTCAAAGCTGGTGCAGAATTAGACGGAGCAGTAAACTAA
- a CDS encoding YqgE/AlgH family protein yields MITEKLKKGHLLIAEPSIIGDLSFNRSVVLLADHNSEGSVGFILNKPLKYTIQDLLPEIESNFKIYNGGPVEQDNLYFIHNVPNLIPDSIEISSGIYWGGDFELTKDLINTGILKKKNIRFFLGYTGWDSNQLESEMQANSWILTKNIYENKILGKASTHFWKEKIIELGGEYLIWSNAPENPILN; encoded by the coding sequence ATGATTACAGAAAAACTAAAAAAAGGGCATTTGCTAATAGCCGAACCTTCTATAATAGGAGATTTATCTTTTAATAGGTCTGTCGTTTTATTAGCTGATCATAATTCAGAAGGTTCTGTTGGTTTTATTCTAAATAAACCTCTTAAATATACGATTCAAGATTTACTACCAGAAATTGAATCAAATTTTAAAATCTACAATGGTGGTCCTGTTGAACAAGACAATCTTTATTTTATTCACAATGTTCCTAATTTAATTCCAGATAGTATTGAAATCTCTAGCGGAATATATTGGGGAGGTGATTTCGAGTTGACCAAAGACTTAATCAATACTGGCATTCTTAAGAAAAAAAACATTCGCTTTTTTCTAGGTTATACTGGTTGGGACTCCAACCAATTAGAAAGTGAGATGCAAGCAAATTCCTGGATTTTAACCAAAAATATTTATGAAAATAAAATTCTCGGAAAAGCATCTACCCATTTTTGGAAAGAAAAAATTATAGAATTAGGAGGTGAATACCTAATTTGGTCCAATGCTCCAGAAAATCCAATCTTAAATTAA